AGAACACAGTCATGCATCGAAAAACAAACTGGAGCgactaaaggataaaggataaagtgtctggcgttaatcaatccgcttgggatgcgcccccacgttcacttcaattcagaatcgtttgaggttttacgaacgtgtaactggcctatacaatgacttgcggtggatagtcaatgtgtcaagtcagtgtttttatcctcctagacaagtctggtttatagtctggtaccaatttatcgacccagaaAAGACGAATACATATACAATAGAACCGATCAATCATGTGATTCTTGACGATCCCAATCGGGCTGCGGAACTGAGCGAGGGGCCACCTCGCAACCGTCTGCCAACTCCAGGTTTCTTGAATTGACTACAGGATTGAATACACCTCTTCGGTACCGAATATGACCAGCAAACATGTAGCAAACTTTAATATTCACAAAATTTGTAAGTTTATTGCACACGGTCTTCTCATTTTCAAGATGTTAACAATATATTTACAGTTGTTATCACATATTTACACATTTTCATATAAGCGCACAATAACCCTTATCTAAAAGAAACTCCTGTGTCCTGATAGTCCAATACAACCCGGAATAAATACATGGGTATACAAATACGCTGTCTagattttaagaagaaaaattacgacTTAGATGTGAGTACTTAAACTTCCATATAGCATAAGACTGAGGTTATTAGAACTCCACAGAACAACAGATCAAAAAATGCACCGAAATAAATGACAAACGATAACGATGTGCAAGCGAACaagtgaaaggaaatgaagagaCATTGAGAGATAAATGTACATGATAGATGGTGTGAACATGTGTACGATAGCTGATCAAACTTCAAGACTTTTATCATCTTCTGTAGAATGGTCAACTTCTGTCGTATTACGATGAGAATTTCGCCTCTCGCGTCTCTCACACCTAAATAGAAAAACGTTTCGCGAAAACGGCTATAGAAAGCACAACAGGAAATAGGCCATGCTGGGATTCGGGCGTAGTTCAGAAGTGTGCTCAGTTACGCTCAATTCCCAACAGTAATCCAAGAAAAAGCGTATTCAACAACCCTGGCTGCTCCGGTGTTCCCAGCAATGCAACTTATCACGGGTAGTTTAACGATGGTAATCTGCAGTGTTTCTGTGATTGTGCAGATGAGACAATTTTTGCTGCTAATTTGTGTGGTAGCAGTTGCTCGACTACGACGGTATTGCTCGCGTACTATTGCGTAACAATTTGCATCGTAGGGATTCTGAATTACTGGGCAGAATTGAACGTGATAATGCTTATTTAAACCGATTGCACCTTTTTCCTTATCTACTCATGGAAAGATCCCAGCATCGTCAATTTAGCGATATGCTGCTCATAAATTTTACAACTTAGTAACatcaagtttaaaaaattctattcaaaaaagacCGTTGCGAATGAACGAAAATTCATAATTGTACCTTACCTTGAGCAGTTACTGCTGCGCTTCTCGAAACATTTTGCGTGAAAAACAGCCAGACATTTCTGGCACATGGCAACATTTTCCGAGAATGGAAATAACACCTAAAACAGGAAGACCATAACttcaaaatagaaaacaatgaCCACTAATTGACGAAAATTACTTGATCGCGTTCATCACACATTTCACAGTAAAATCCATTTCCTGTACATATTTCGCATTCCTGATAACAGAGAagtgtttgaaaatttgctaataaaaacattaaatgTTACTCACCTCTTCAATATGTCTTCGGAATACAGTATGGATGTCTTCCAAATCTCGTAGTAAATTTCCTGTACAGAGCTCTCGAAGCTGAAAGTTCAGAAGATGGACCACCTTTTGTAATACTTAGTAGAAATAACCTTACATCAGCCAAAGAATACATTTCGGCACCTTCGACGAAATGTTGATGTCGATTCAGATATTGAAGAATTCTCAGCTTCGCTGCATTCTAAAGATCATCAGACTTCTAAAGATTCTCGAGTACACCTCAGGCTCAATAATATCTATAGTGACACGGCAAGTTAGCGTTCCGGAACGAAGAAGACGTAACAGTTGTTAACTCAGAACGCAGCAGTGAGATCACGTGATTCTAAGCCAGCTGTACTATTTTCACTAGTACTGGATTTATAAGCATGAAGAGTTTAGGAAGATCTGAAGAATATCTACAAAATGTTTTCTGGACAGTGCTGAACTAAGTAGAGACGGGATTCTTGCTAATACTGAAGTTATTCGCGAAGGTAGATACAAGAACgtggatgaaaaaaagcatgcataggaaaacaaaaaagagaaatatacATTGCAAACATATGCTGGGATTTCACCACGACAGGGATACGGTCGTATTTCACAAGTGTGCGCAGTTACGCTCAATTCCCAACAGTAATTCTAGAAAAGAAGGCGTATTCAACATCCTTGGCTGTTCCGGTGTTCCCAGCCATGCAACTTATCATGGGTAGTAGAACGATGGTAATCTGCAGTGTTTCTGTGATTGTGGTAGGGAAGAGCCGGACCCTCTTCAGGTGGAAGAGGTTTGACTGCAGCTCACGTGATggggatcccttcgccaaccgtccaaaactGAAGgaggtcggagcaccggctccgactatcgtaTGTATGATTGTAAATGGAAAATAGTTCAGAGAAAACAACCGGTataaacttcaagaaaaaaaaggaaaaaaaacgacgatgacgaaatgacgaaaaataaggaagtggcagtaaattagaaattacaagttgaaaaacaagtgaaaataGAATTATTCTGATGTCGCTAGCGACAAAACATACAGAACCTACTGAATCTTGCATGAGAATACCTTAAATTCTCTTTCTGAATATTTATAAAACACATTATCTTCGAAGAATGAGAACATACCCGACAACTTATGAAATAGCACTTCATAAGCAAGAAATTACGGCGAAGTTGCTGCACTCTCTTCAGCTCCTGCAAACTTCACAATTAAAGATGTTAGTAAATTATCgcaaataaactaaaataagtACCTTGTAATACTTAATAAGAGAAGGATTTACTTCTGACAAGTCGATTAATGGGCGATTGTCGACGAGAGCTAAAAGCTGTTTCGCTGCCCGACAAACAGGACGTGGTCTTGCATCCATATTGTGGATTATcctaaaaagaaacttttggaAACGCAGAGGTTTATCTCAGCCTGATGGCACCGTTAGAATACCTCGCAGGAATCGACCACTGGTCACCCCAATGACATTTTGAACAAAACAGAAGTCCTGTGTATTCACAAAGTCGAGGTTGTTGACTAGTGTGACCctctaaaaaattagaattacgTACTTCTCCTTCCACTCAAATACTCTGAGATAGTATAGCATGAAGACCGTGATCACTTCTACAAGGATTTAGACAGAACAGAAGCAAAGAGAACAAGATAGCGGACACAGCCGTTAAAAGCAGTCAAACGAACTGAAATCACAATCtatgaaaaggtaaaattcGAACAACAAGGCAAATTCAAGCAGTGCTTGATATTGTGCTACTCTTCTTTAGCAGCACAAATGCCATAACCGTAAAGAACTAGTGCGGCCCTAACTGAGCAAAACTATTCTCAAGAAAGGTTTTTCTAGGGTTAAACAACATAAAACTACAATCTACCTTCTGTTGTAAGAACCTTTCACAAGTAAGCACATAATTGCACATAAAACACACTTAATGTCTGaccttttcaact
This window of the Necator americanus strain Aroian chromosome III, whole genome shotgun sequence genome carries:
- a CDS encoding hypothetical protein (NECATOR_CHRIII.G12152.T1), with the protein product MNLFATTFNLLYSIYENFNPFRKKLFHPLPPMSSLSSDVSGLADISFRKESLCEEPTPVDTEVSEIIALHRSKEPNGTRSDEIMTAISHCKNRLKERMSERNSPVKQMYLDKIVQLSLEKQALEESGADNEVAVLKALGHEFYLQRSHGRRNPYCEVCMNTIWRVVQSWRRCKVCGIRAHDKCCNEVRRVCAGVAVSRRDFRLATAMCEERGLCAQNYVCAECEAPLAYEGHTSQQPRLCEYTGLLFCSKCHWGDQWSIPARIIHNMDARPRPVCRAAKQLLALVDNRPLIDLSEVNPSLIKYYKELKRVQQLRRNFLLMKCYFISCRNAAKLRILQYLNRHQHFVEGAEMYSLADLRELCTGNLLRDLEDIHTVFRRHIEEECEICTGNGFYCEMCDERDQVLFPFSENVAMCQKCLAVFHAKCFEKRSSNCSRCERRERRNSHRNTTEVDHSTEDDKSLEV